A stretch of DNA from Kwoniella mangroviensis CBS 8507 chromosome 1 map unlocalized Ctg01, whole genome shotgun sequence:
ggaagatatcgagaAATCAACTGAGGTGAGTATTCCTGTTCATGTCCTGAACTTTTTTACCTTCTTGGTAGATTCTTGACTGATCAGTCTTTTGTTTGGATTTAGGGAAGTGCAATGGCAAACTGACGAGAATGGGAAAGTCAGAAGTGTCAGAACGCCGAGTAAATTAGTGGGATATACGGTTGACTGATCGAATCCAGTACCGTCACTCTCAGTATCATAGCGGGATCAATCATCAGGGGATGTGATGGTTTGAGTTCGTGTCTTCTTCATGTTTGACCTTTCTAATATAAGTTACGCCATTTTGCATCACTCATATCGCGCAAGCTCACTAGCCATCCATTATAACCTATTCCCTGCATTATTGAATTATATCTTCTCATATACCTTTTTGATCCCCTTGCTATCAGGATCAACTTGTATACAATGTACATTACCTCTGACTATACTTTTGACATGAAATCTGCATGCATAGCCCACTATCTATTTATAAACACCTTTGGCGTCGAAAAAACTAAGGATTCAACCTCTTTGGATCTCTAGGGAACAAACTGGCTCTTCTTATATTACCCAATTTCAAGAACAACATCACAACCCTTTCTAAACCGATACCACCCCCAGCGTGGGGAGGAGCCCCCAACTTGAAGGCATCCAAATAACCAGTCATTGAAGCTGGGTCAATTCCGACCGACTTCATTCGTTCAGCTAAGAACACGGGATCGTGCACTCTCTGAGCACCTGATAATATCTCTTCACCACGCATGAAGAAATCGTAAGAGTTGGAGAGAGTCGAATCGGTAGGATCAGGCATGGTGTAGAATGGTCTGATGGCCAAGGGGAATTTGTCGAGAATGAAATAATCGGTTTTGTACTTTTCACGAACGAGTCGACCGAGGAATTTCTCATTTTCAGTACTGCGTAGAAACGTGGACATATCAGTATGAGTCATGCATTGCATCTCAAAAGAATCGCGGAGATTAGATGGAGGTATGAGAGTCAGGATCATATGGGTTCATCCCGacaatccaactcacctcaaatcatccaattctCCCAattcctcaccatcactaCCCTTCGCCCCAGCCTCTTTAAGCATCTTGATACCCTCCTTGAAAGGTAATTTCAGAGTCTCatccaagaacaagaaatcTTCATGAGGGAATTGTTTCTTGATcacttcaatctcatgttGGAATTTAGATTGTAATCCCTTGAAGATGTTTTTCAACATTTCATCGAGGACTTCCAAAACTTCATGATAATGCTCTTCAAAAGCCATTTCTAGATCGAGACCCAAGAACTCCGTCATGTGTCGATGAGTATTGGAATCTTCGGCTCGGAATACTATCACAACATCAATATTTAGTAATGCCATAAACTCATTAGACATGATATGCGATATGCTCGTAAGTGAAATCGTAGATcaggatgactcaccaggTCCGATCTCATAAACCCTCTCGAAGTCACCAGCAATAGCCATTTGTTTAGCCaattgaggagattgagcaAGGAAAGCGGTTCCTACGTTCAGTATTATACAACTTCAGCTTATACGCCACATGATAATGGATTTTTAGGCGAGTAGACGCACCATTGAAGTACTGTACCTTGAAGACACTTGCTCCTGACTCGGTAGCGGCACCTTGTAATTTGGGAGAATGGATTTCAATGAATCCTTGAGAGTTGAGATAGTCTCTGAAGAGCTGACCGACGGCAGACTGGATTCTGAAGATGGCTTGGTTGGTAGGTGTCTGACAAGCATATGATCAGAGGGGTCAATCCGGTGATTGTAGAGATCCGATGTACTCACTCTCAAATCCATGACTCTGTTATCGAGTCGGGTCGGAAGAGCGACTCTCGAGTATTGAAGgttctcatctttctcggCCTACAGAATCACGcatgtatcagctgatattcccTGAAGCATCACAGAGCAATATCCAGCTAAAAGCAACTTACCTTctcgaaatcagcttcggcaCGAGAAGCATCGTCGATTGAAAATGGGAGATCTCCAACTTCGACGGCGGTGAAGAGCTACGATAGGTATTAAGTGAGCTCGTGTCTCGCCACGCTTTGATGCTGAGGActatatcactcaccttgtggATTCCAACTTCGTAGTTGGTGATAGTACAACTCTTTACTTCGGCTGATTTTATCACTCCCTCGACGAGAACAATGGATTCGGACTGGAAAGAATAAGAGTATATAAGCTAAGTTGACTCGTtcgatagaagaagaacagcTTACAGGAATAAGTTGAGAATATTTGAGCATCTGTTTGGATACTTGATTCTCATCTTTTTCACCCGATACGACGAGTACACCTTGGAGAGTGTGGGTTTGTTGTCGGAAAGCGAGGAAAACAATCTTGGCACCTAGTAAATTAGACAACGTCAGTCATCCTGAGGGTGAAGAAAAAGATAGATAGGCATTGAAAGGTAGACCTGCCTTGGGCTCGAGAGTTGTGCATTCTAGCTCGGAAGATTACTCTTTGTCCAACGGATTCAGGTGAGAGTTCAGCGAATTTAAGGAATCTTCGGTCTACGAAAGCGTTATAGATACAAGTCAGCATTGATGAAGCACTTTGTTGTGGATCTCTGATTACTGCATCGATAGACTCATTTACACATGATTCATGCATCCACCGTTTGTCTCTATCCTTCTATATCTGCTCAGAAAGTCACTCACGGTTTCTCTCCTGACTTTGGTGCAAAGGCAATTTCCCATAATTTTGTTTGGCatgatcttcagcttccttcgcttctctcttcttcctttcctcctcttctctcgcAGCTCGCTCAGCGGCCTTCTTGgccttttcagcttctttggccctcttcttcaactctcctttagatggtccagctggtgtttcaccttctccagcttgGCCGGGAGCAGGAGCGGTAGTGGCCTCTACTGCTGGAGGGACGGCTTGATTCTCTTGAGGGACTGGctctgacatgttgatatATATTTTTACTGCTGTTGGCGTAGGCTGGATGTAGATGGAATTAAACATTTCAACATTTCAACATTCGATCCCATTCAACGACTCAACTCTCGGCTAACCACAAGATCATATTACGTATTTATCCCGTCTACAAGGATTAATGCCACCTCATGCTGCCACCGGCGAGTTCcgatggagaggaagggtGATCGACTCACTCACTCCCTCGCATCAACCCGAATTTTGAGATTCAGTGGTCATACATAAAAACAGTCCTTCTACAGATATCTTCGtacttctttcctctctttggCATAACAGAAAATATCAATAAAAATGGCATCTTCAGCTCCAGAACAAGCAGGCACTTCAGCCGAGACTCAGCCAAGACAACCTATCTGGTTGAGATGCGAGAAGAAACCTTTCGAACATCGATCAGCTCTAACCCCCACCACCGCTAAGACTTTGATCGATAACAATTTTGAGGTCTTCGTTGAAAGAGATCCTCAACGAATATTCGATGACGAGGAATTTGAAGCGTGAGCTTTCAAAGATCTACTctactgatgatcatcagctgacacgGAGCTATGATTGTAGTGTTGGTTGTAAGCTTGTACCTAACAACGAATGGCCAAGTGCTCCTGTCGAAGTTCCTATCATCGGTTTGAAGGAACTCCCCGAGTCAACGTGAGTGACTCCTATCTTCGTCACTCCCATTCTCCACGTTCACTGCTTGCATTACGTCCTGGTACTTCTGTTGCCCGACTTGACTCATCTGTGTCGACGTAGTGAGCCCCTCCCCCATACCCACATCCAATTCGCTCATTGCTACAAACAACAAGGCGGATGGACCGATGTCCTTCGACGATTCAAGGAGGGTAAAGGTACATTGTACGACTTGGAATTCCTCGAAGACCCTAAGACCAAGCGAAGAGTAGCCGCATTCGGTTTCCACGCCGGATTTGCTGGTGCTGCTGCCGGAGCATTGGCTTTGGCTGCTCAACAAAAAGACGGCGGTAAAGGAGTTTTGAAGGGGCTCAAACCATACAAGAATGAACAAGCTATGGTCGCTGAAGTATCTGAAGCCCTCAAGACCGTTCAAGGCGGTAAGGAGAACGTCAAGGTTTTGGTGATCGGTGCTCTTGGTAGATGTGGTAGTGGTGCTGTCGATCTGTTCAGAAAGGCTGGATTACCTGAGTGAGCTAATTTTTCCTAGGAAATTGAAACTTG
This window harbors:
- a CDS encoding aspartate-tRNA(Asn) ligase, encoding MSEPVPQENQAVPPAVEATTAPAPGQAGEGETPAGPSKGELKKRAKEAEKAKKAAERAAREEEERKKREAKEAEDHAKQNYGKLPLHQSQERNHRRFLKFAELSPESVGQRVIFRARMHNSRAQGAKIVFLAFRQQTHTLQGVLVVSGEKDENQVSKQMLKYSQLIPSESIVLVEGVIKSAEVKSCTITNYEVGIHKLFTAVEVGDLPFSIDDASRAEADFEKAEKDENLQYSRVALPTRLDNRVMDLRTPTNQAIFRIQSAVGQLFRDYLNSQGFIEIHSPKLQGAATESGASVFKVQYFNGTAFLAQSPQLAKQMAIAGDFERVYEIGPVFRAEDSNTHRHMTEFLGLDLEMAFEEHYHEVLEVLDEMLKNIFKGLQSKFQHEIEVIKKQFPHEDFLFLDETLKLPFKEGIKMLKEAGAKGSDGEELGELDDLSTENEKFLGRLVREKYKTDYFILDKFPLAIRPFYTMPDPTDSTLSNSYDFFMRGEEILSGAQRVHDPVFLAERMKSVGIDPASMTGYLDAFKLGAPPHAGGGIGLERVVMLFLKLGNIRRASLFPRDPKRLNP